Part of the Candidatus Saccharimonadales bacterium genome, CTGTCGTCATTACTGGCTTCAAGACCTTGCCGGAATTCGGCGATGAGTTCATCGTCGTAGACAATGAAAAACTGGCCCGCTCACAGTCGGAAGCAGTCTCAGCCTCCAAAAGCAGCGGCGGCAAACTCGACATGAACAGTACAGAACTAATTCGTATGATCAACCGCAACAACAAAGTCGAAGAGTTCAATATTATCATCAAAGCCGACGTGCAAGGTTCACTGACTTCTGTCATGGACAGCCTGAAGGCACTTGACACCGATGAAGTTGCCGTCCGCGTCGTCGGCTCCGGCATCGGTACGATTACCGAAAATGACGCCCACCTGGCGCACACCAGTAATGCCGTCATTTATGGCTTCAACGTTACGCTACCGGCTAATATTCGCCAGCACGCCTCCCGTGACAAGGTATCAGTCCGCATGTACAAGGTTATCTACGAGCTGATCGATGACGTCAAAGTCGAGCTCACCAACCGCTTGGCTCCTGAAGTCACCGAAACCGACATGGGCCGCCTGGTCATCCGCGGTATCTTCAATACCACCAAAACGGAGGTTATCTGCGGCGGCGAAGTGACCAAGGGCAAGTTAGTCGCACCAGCGCTGGCCCGCGTCGTCCGCGGTAATGACAAAATCGCTGATGTCGAAATAACCGGCCTCAAGCGCGGCCCGCAGGAAGCCCGTGAAGTCTTCGAAGGTGAAATGTGCGGCATGAGTATCAAGACAAACTCACGCCTCGATCTCCTTGAAGGCGATCATATTGAATTATTTACTCGCGAAAGCGTGAAGCGTTCACTATAATCAAAAGTAGTAAGGAATAGCAGCATATGGCACTCAAACTCGACAACAACCTACTAGAAGAACTCGGTCTCGGCGCGTTGCCGGATTCCGAAAAGCAGTTATTGCTGCGCCAGATATACGAAAAGCTCGAAATGAATGTCGGTATGCGCCTGGCTGACCAGATGAGCAACGAGCAACTCGACGCCTTCGAAAAATTTGTCGATGCCAGCGATGACAAGGGCGCCTTCCAGTGGCTGGAACAGAACTTCCCAAATTATAAAATGGTCGTCAACGAAGAATTTGAAAAATTAAAAGCTGAGGTAAGGTCTGTTGCTCCACAGATTTTGGCGAGCGCACAGCAGCAGGAAGGTGCAGCGCAGGCTGCAGCTGGCCCGGGAACACCGCAGGCCGGACAGATGCCAGCATCAGGTCCGTCGCCAGCACAAGCTGCGCCGCAGCAGTATAGTCCCGGTCCGCAACCGCAACCAGGGCAGCAACCTCAGCCGCAGTATTATCAACAGTCGCAACCCCAGTACGCGCCCGCACCGGGCACCGCAATACCCCAGAACGGACATTTGCAGCCTCAGTACGGTG contains:
- a CDS encoding DUF5663 domain-containing protein; protein product: MALKLDNNLLEELGLGALPDSEKQLLLRQIYEKLEMNVGMRLADQMSNEQLDAFEKFVDASDDKGAFQWLEQNFPNYKMVVNEEFEKLKAEVRSVAPQILASAQQQEGAAQAAAGPGTPQAGQMPASGPSPAQAAPQQYSPGPQPQPGQQPQPQYYQQSQPQYAPAPGTAIPQNGHLQPQYGAPAPNANPAQQYPPQQAGQQSYPPEQPPQQPPAAFTQA